One Streptomyces sp. P9-A2 DNA window includes the following coding sequences:
- the eccE gene encoding type VII secretion protein EccE has product MVSGTRASSRDRTGARGSAGRGPGPRATRQPSAQGGLHLRLRAGRPGSFQLQRIVLLELAAAVLLTGWALGTVALVPAAVVAVALVLPAFVRRRGRSLPEWVATARALRVRQKRAPELVAAPGTEPGLAPALECDPSLRTYAYGGRERRPVGIVGDGTFVTAVVQVEGDATALRAERSRRPLPLALVRDALEVDGILLESAQIVLHTQPAPALHLPRQSVAVSNYAPLQEQTGAPAVRITWIALKVAPELCPEAVAARGGGLVGAQKCVVRVADHLVSRLAGAGFRATVLDEEELTSAIATSACANPLVTAEAGRVNRQERRTEESGRSWRCDNRRHTTYWIRRWPHLGGDRGISLAQFVARVTAVPALATTVSLTLARADRADRQEMSLRGHLRVTGRSSEELTEARHALESAAREAGAALTRLDREQLPGVLATLPLGGVR; this is encoded by the coding sequence ATGGTTTCCGGAACGCGGGCATCGAGCCGTGACCGAACGGGGGCCCGCGGCTCCGCCGGGCGAGGGCCGGGGCCGCGGGCGACGCGGCAGCCGTCCGCGCAAGGCGGTCTCCATCTCAGGCTGCGTGCGGGGCGGCCGGGTTCGTTCCAGCTGCAACGGATCGTCCTGCTGGAGCTCGCGGCCGCCGTCCTCCTCACCGGGTGGGCCCTCGGCACCGTGGCACTGGTGCCCGCCGCCGTTGTCGCCGTCGCGTTGGTCCTGCCGGCCTTCGTACGTCGCCGGGGCCGCTCCCTGCCCGAATGGGTCGCCACGGCACGGGCCCTGCGCGTCCGGCAGAAGCGCGCACCGGAGCTGGTGGCAGCGCCCGGCACCGAGCCGGGACTCGCCCCGGCCCTGGAGTGCGATCCGAGCCTGCGCACGTACGCGTACGGCGGCCGGGAGCGGCGGCCCGTCGGCATCGTCGGGGACGGCACCTTCGTCACCGCGGTGGTGCAGGTGGAGGGGGACGCCACCGCCCTGCGCGCCGAGCGGAGCCGGCGGCCGCTGCCGCTGGCCCTGGTGCGGGACGCGCTCGAGGTGGACGGAATCCTCCTGGAGTCGGCGCAGATCGTGCTGCACACGCAGCCCGCGCCCGCGCTGCACTTGCCGCGTCAGTCCGTGGCCGTCAGCAACTACGCGCCGTTGCAGGAGCAGACCGGCGCTCCCGCGGTACGGATCACCTGGATCGCGCTGAAGGTCGCCCCGGAGCTGTGTCCGGAGGCCGTGGCGGCCCGGGGCGGCGGCTTGGTCGGCGCGCAGAAGTGCGTCGTGCGGGTCGCCGACCACCTCGTCAGCAGGCTGGCCGGCGCCGGGTTCCGCGCCACGGTGCTCGACGAGGAAGAGCTGACGTCGGCCATCGCCACGTCGGCCTGTGCCAACCCGCTGGTGACGGCCGAGGCGGGGCGGGTGAACCGGCAGGAGAGACGCACCGAGGAGTCCGGCCGGAGCTGGCGCTGCGACAACCGCAGGCACACCACGTACTGGATCCGCAGATGGCCTCACCTGGGCGGCGACCGCGGGATCTCCCTGGCCCAGTTCGTCGCGCGGGTCACGGCGGTTCCCGCGCTCGCCACCACGGTCAGCCTCACCCTCGCGCGCGCGGACCGGGCGGACCGGCAGGAGATGTCGCTGCGGGGCCATCTGCGGGTCACCGGGCGCAGCTCCGAGGAACTGACCGAAGCACGGCATGCGTTGGAGAGTGCCGCGCGGGAGGCCGGCGCCGCGCTGACGCGGCTCGACCGGGAACAACTGCCGGGCGTGCTCGCCACTCTGCCCCTCGGAGGTGTTCGATGA
- the eccB gene encoding type VII secretion protein EccB, translating into MASRRDQLNAYTFAKRRLLAAFVQSFPHGSEEGAPRPLRGVVPGLVIGVIVMAVFGAWGMFKPTAPKGWDTPNEKVIIAGKSTTRYVVLKTGDETQLHPVLNMASAKLLLAPGKGDVVTVSESLLDSGRIPHGLTIGIPYAPDRLPSEEEAGAAKRWVVCERPSAGGRSIQKAALVLADRERKLTEGKQKLTGGELLYVVAPDGKRFIVDSGGTAYQVDGVDTGADLELLLRTVVGSGREPQRVSREWLAALHQGDPITFPDIGSTPGAPANAPGRLGESADKVGTVLKAFDNNKEQHYVVLPGRVAPVSAFVAQLLLFSKDLAQVGQAGQALDMSPGAIVPGEPFGTEHDWPTGTPEAVNSASDTKGSRNTVCTVLRGVDGKGATTLSTWAGTDFPADLPAGSSSAYVTPGSGQLYRQFKGAETKAGPVFLVTDTGLRYVLQSNADSATDDVGIGMSAEERKQLEQEAQQAQTRLGYADVAPAPIPAAWSAFLPTGPRLSTAAARQPQGS; encoded by the coding sequence ATGGCATCTCGGCGGGATCAACTCAACGCCTACACCTTCGCGAAGCGCCGCTTGCTCGCGGCCTTCGTCCAGTCGTTCCCGCACGGCTCCGAGGAAGGTGCGCCGCGCCCCCTGCGGGGCGTGGTGCCCGGACTCGTCATCGGCGTGATCGTCATGGCCGTGTTCGGCGCCTGGGGCATGTTCAAGCCCACCGCGCCCAAGGGCTGGGACACTCCGAACGAGAAGGTGATCATCGCCGGCAAGTCGACCACCCGGTACGTCGTCCTGAAGACCGGCGACGAGACCCAGCTGCACCCCGTGCTCAACATGGCGTCCGCCAAGCTCCTCCTCGCCCCCGGAAAGGGCGACGTCGTCACCGTGAGCGAGTCGCTCCTGGACAGCGGCAGGATCCCGCACGGCCTCACCATCGGCATCCCGTACGCCCCCGACCGCCTGCCCTCCGAGGAGGAGGCGGGCGCCGCCAAGCGGTGGGTGGTCTGTGAGCGTCCGAGCGCGGGCGGCCGGTCCATCCAGAAGGCCGCGCTGGTCCTCGCCGACCGCGAGAGGAAACTGACCGAGGGCAAGCAGAAGCTGACCGGCGGCGAACTGCTCTACGTGGTGGCACCCGACGGCAAGCGTTTCATCGTGGACTCGGGCGGTACGGCGTATCAGGTCGACGGGGTGGACACCGGTGCCGACCTGGAGTTGCTGCTGCGCACGGTCGTCGGCTCCGGGCGCGAGCCCCAGCGGGTGTCCCGGGAATGGCTGGCGGCCCTCCACCAGGGAGACCCGATCACCTTCCCGGACATCGGGAGCACGCCCGGCGCACCCGCGAACGCCCCCGGCCGGCTCGGCGAGTCGGCCGACAAGGTCGGCACGGTGCTCAAGGCGTTCGACAACAACAAGGAGCAGCACTACGTCGTGCTGCCCGGCCGGGTCGCCCCGGTGTCCGCCTTCGTCGCCCAGCTCCTGCTGTTCAGCAAGGACCTGGCTCAGGTCGGACAGGCCGGTCAGGCACTGGACATGAGCCCCGGGGCGATCGTCCCGGGCGAGCCCTTCGGCACCGAGCACGACTGGCCGACCGGCACCCCCGAGGCGGTCAACTCGGCGTCGGACACCAAGGGCAGCCGCAACACGGTCTGCACCGTCCTGCGCGGTGTCGACGGCAAGGGCGCCACCACCCTCAGCACCTGGGCGGGCACCGACTTCCCGGCCGACCTCCCCGCCGGTTCCTCCAGCGCCTACGTCACGCCCGGCTCCGGTCAGCTCTACCGCCAGTTCAAGGGCGCGGAGACGAAGGCGGGCCCCGTCTTCCTGGTCACCGACACCGGCCTGCGCTACGTCCTGCAGTCCAACGCGGACAGCGCCACCGACGACGTCGGGATCGGCATGTCGGCCGAGGAGAGGAAGCAGTTGGAGCAGGAGGCCCAGCAGGCCCAGACACGCCTGGGCTACGCCGACGTGGCCCCCGCGCCCATTCCCGCCGCCTGGTCCGCGTTCCTCCCCACGGGCCCCCGCCTATCCACGGCCGCGGCACGCCAGCCGCAGGGCTCGTAA
- the mycP gene encoding type VII secretion-associated serine protease mycosin, with protein MRRKRPRPLPLPLPTAAAATLMTAACLAIAPPAAAEDSFSGQCEYPNATYPGRPWSLQRVQLDELWSESRGKGVRVAVIDTGVDVKNPQLKNAVDVKSGHNFLPKGLKDENGDPIDRGNENGTTDTVGHGTKVAGIIAARPAAGTGFVGLAPEATIIPIQQNDAEGHGDTDTLAASISYAVQAGAHVINISQDTAGAVEPDPKLEAAVKEALGQGIVIVASAGNGGLGGNTKETYPASYEGVLAVAASDRNNERASFSQSGDFVDVAAPGVDIISTVPRGGHCSDNGTSFSAPYVAGIAALIKAEHPTWTPRQIVAQIEQTAERTIAGHDRLVGWGVVDPVRALTEDDRPIESPSPDEGLTKAEAPAAAKLPLGETADERNARLATYVAVGAAVLVAGLGGTAVAIRDARRRPRPADVRRDHTAM; from the coding sequence ATGCGACGCAAGCGCCCCCGCCCCCTGCCTCTCCCTCTTCCGACGGCAGCCGCCGCGACCCTGATGACGGCGGCCTGCCTGGCCATCGCACCCCCGGCCGCCGCGGAGGACTCCTTCTCCGGCCAGTGCGAATACCCCAACGCCACCTACCCGGGCCGCCCTTGGTCCCTCCAACGCGTCCAACTCGACGAGTTGTGGAGCGAGTCCAGGGGCAAGGGCGTAAGGGTCGCCGTCATCGACACCGGCGTCGACGTGAAGAACCCGCAGCTGAAGAACGCGGTGGACGTGAAGAGCGGCCACAACTTCCTGCCCAAGGGCCTCAAGGACGAGAACGGCGACCCCATCGACCGGGGCAACGAGAACGGCACCACCGACACCGTCGGCCACGGCACCAAGGTCGCCGGCATCATCGCCGCCCGGCCCGCCGCCGGGACCGGCTTCGTGGGCCTGGCCCCCGAGGCGACCATCATCCCGATCCAGCAGAACGACGCGGAGGGCCACGGCGACACCGACACCCTCGCCGCCTCGATCAGCTACGCCGTCCAGGCCGGTGCGCACGTCATCAACATCTCCCAGGACACCGCGGGCGCAGTCGAACCGGACCCGAAGCTGGAAGCGGCGGTCAAGGAGGCCCTGGGCCAGGGGATCGTCATCGTCGCATCGGCGGGCAACGGCGGACTCGGCGGCAACACCAAGGAGACCTACCCCGCCTCCTACGAGGGCGTCCTCGCCGTCGCCGCCTCCGACCGCAACAACGAACGCGCGTCCTTCTCACAGTCCGGCGACTTCGTCGACGTGGCGGCCCCGGGCGTCGACATCATCTCCACCGTTCCCCGCGGCGGCCACTGCTCCGACAACGGCACCAGCTTCTCCGCGCCGTACGTCGCGGGCATCGCTGCGCTCATCAAGGCCGAGCACCCCACCTGGACCCCACGCCAGATCGTCGCCCAGATCGAACAGACCGCGGAACGCACCATCGCCGGCCACGACCGCCTGGTCGGCTGGGGAGTGGTGGACCCGGTCCGCGCGCTGACGGAGGACGACCGGCCGATCGAGTCTCCCAGTCCCGACGAAGGCTTGACCAAGGCCGAGGCGCCTGCCGCGGCGAAGCTCCCGCTCGGCGAAACCGCCGACGAACGCAACGCCCGCCTCGCGACCTACGTCGCCGTCGGCGCGGCGGTCCTGGTGGCAGGACTGGGCGGAACGGCGGTGGCGATCCGGGACGCACGCCGACGGCCCCGGCCGGCGGACGTTCGCAGGGACCACACTGCAATGTGA